A window from Microcoleus sp. AS-A8 encodes these proteins:
- a CDS encoding S-layer family protein: protein MAQKTENWCDESKLRRRFSGYLVIKEVLKKLILSIPLKKSKELINYVFLLLFNVLLYQGRVFAQLTPDTTLGSESSIITPSVLINNQPADRIEGGALRGVNLFHSFLEFNLNDAQRVYFASPTGIENIITRVTGVNPSNILGTLGVNGSANLFLMNPNGILLGANARLDIKGSFFATTASSMVFADGNLFSAKTPENPALLTVSVPLGVQFGATPATVQVQESTLQVPLGRTLALVGGEVRLQGGTVAAPGGRIELASVAENSFVSLKPINNDWQLGYEGVQNFQDIQLSNRAVVNASGDGGGDIVVWARSLRLAEESRLEALTLGSQPGGKISVNASNSVELTGTGTYLQDIQLFLTGQIKPANLRNGLFTLSYGSGAAGDVVINTPSFVARNGAFVATSTLGSGEGGDLTINASDNVELTTSALITGSGLGDSGKAGNLTVNTGRLLVQDYGVLGTSTLGSGGGGELTVNASQSVELIGSNPIVLGSGTRFLTGLFSTTFGGGEAGDVEVTTPRLSVRDGAAIGASTANRGKGGNLTVTASEFVEIIGKSPDGLAQSAVAATAEAGSTGQGGNLTVQTGELRLQDQGRLSVRSRGTGDAGNLKVIADSIRLDNQGSIAAATTVAGEGGNIQLQTHSLQLRRNSIINAEAGGSGNGGNITIDTDILVALENSSITANAFQGAGGNITINTQGLFVAPTSKITASSTLGISGVVDINTEINSVEASLPPLEEDFVTSEQVIADSCLGRPNAQGGSFTVIGTGGLPATPYGAFTTSYPITDVQQITENSTTGRRVSPEAIAEHSGNRSVLPLQEAQGMFVTADGRVVLGTIPQLEALAQARDLICYFQEPAKGRSEL from the coding sequence TTGGCACAAAAAACAGAGAATTGGTGCGATGAGTCGAAACTACGGAGGCGATTTAGCGGCTACCTGGTGATAAAGGAAGTTTTAAAGAAGCTTATCCTAAGCATTCCCCTCAAGAAATCAAAAGAATTAATTAATTACGTTTTTCTGTTACTTTTTAACGTTTTACTTTATCAAGGTCGAGTATTCGCTCAACTAACACCCGATACCACTTTAGGCAGTGAAAGTTCTATCATTACTCCTAGCGTTCTCATCAATAACCAACCCGCCGATCGCATTGAGGGTGGAGCATTGAGAGGTGTTAACCTATTCCACAGTTTTTTAGAGTTTAATCTTAACGATGCACAGCGGGTTTATTTTGCCTCACCGACTGGAATTGAAAATATTATTACGCGGGTAACAGGGGTTAATCCTTCCAATATTTTAGGAACGCTGGGTGTTAATGGTTCGGCTAATTTATTTTTAATGAATCCTAATGGCATTCTATTGGGTGCCAATGCTCGTCTGGATATCAAGGGTTCCTTTTTCGCAACTACCGCTAGCAGCATGGTGTTTGCCGATGGCAACCTATTCAGTGCGAAAACGCCTGAAAACCCAGCACTTTTAACCGTCAGCGTTCCCTTGGGGGTGCAATTCGGGGCAACACCCGCAACGGTGCAGGTGCAAGAATCAACTCTACAGGTGCCGTTGGGCAGAACATTGGCACTTGTGGGCGGTGAAGTGAGGCTGCAAGGTGGCACAGTGGCGGCACCGGGCGGACGAATTGAGCTCGCTAGTGTTGCAGAGAATAGTTTTGTCAGTCTAAAACCCATTAATAATGATTGGCAATTGGGCTATGAGGGTGTGCAGAACTTCCAAGATATACAGCTATCGAATCGGGCGGTCGTCAATGCCAGTGGTGACGGGGGAGGTGATATTGTGGTGTGGGCGCGATCGCTACGACTCGCTGAAGAGTCACGCCTTGAAGCATTAACCTTAGGTTCGCAACCCGGAGGAAAAATCAGCGTCAACGCATCCAACTCAGTAGAGCTCACCGGAACAGGAACCTATCTCCAGGACATACAACTGTTTTTAACCGGACAAATTAAACCGGCTAATCTTCGCAATGGCTTGTTTACCCTAAGTTACGGTTCAGGTGCGGCTGGCGATGTGGTGATTAATACGCCTTCCTTTGTTGCCCGTAATGGAGCGTTTGTTGCCACCTCTACGCTGGGATCGGGTGAAGGTGGAGATTTAACCATCAATGCCTCGGATAATGTCGAACTCACCACTTCTGCCTTAATCACAGGTAGTGGACTGGGGGATAGCGGTAAGGCTGGAAACTTAACCGTGAATACAGGGCGTTTGCTTGTGCAAGATTATGGCGTCTTGGGAACGAGTACCCTAGGAAGCGGTGGGGGGGGAGAGTTAACCGTTAATGCCTCCCAATCCGTGGAACTGATCGGCAGCAATCCCATTGTATTGGGGTCAGGTACTCGCTTTTTGACTGGCTTGTTTAGCACAACCTTCGGGGGTGGAGAGGCGGGAGACGTAGAGGTGACGACACCGCGCTTATCGGTACGGGATGGGGCGGCGATCGGGGCGAGTACCGCTAATCGAGGAAAGGGGGGAAATCTTACAGTGACGGCGTCTGAGTTTGTGGAAATCATCGGCAAGTCTCCCGATGGTTTGGCTCAAAGTGCTGTAGCGGCTACAGCGGAGGCGGGTTCGACCGGTCAAGGCGGAAACTTAACCGTCCAAACTGGAGAATTGAGGCTTCAGGATCAGGGAAGACTCAGTGTTCGCAGTCGCGGAACGGGAGATGCAGGTAACTTGAAAGTCATTGCTGATTCGATTCGTCTGGACAATCAAGGCAGCATTGCCGCCGCCACAACCGTAGCCGGAGAAGGCGGGAATATTCAGCTACAAACCCATTCTTTACAACTACGCCGCAACAGCATCATCAACGCCGAAGCGGGTGGTAGTGGGAATGGCGGCAACATCACAATTGACACAGATATCTTAGTCGCTCTGGAAAATAGCAGTATTACCGCCAACGCCTTCCAGGGGGCTGGGGGAAATATTACAATCAACACCCAAGGTTTGTTTGTTGCACCAACAAGCAAAATCACGGCGAGTTCCACTCTGGGAATTAGTGGCGTGGTAGACATCAATACCGAAATTAATAGCGTTGAAGCGTCTCTGCCACCCCTGGAAGAGGATTTTGTCACTTCCGAGCAAGTTATTGCCGATAGTTGTCTGGGACGCCCAAATGCTCAAGGTGGCAGCTTTACCGTGATCGGCACGGGTGGGTTGCCGGCGACGCCCTATGGTGCCTTCACAACTTCCTATCCTATAACTGATGTACAGCAGATTACTGAGAACAGCACCACGGGGCGGCGCGTTAGTCCAGAAGCGATCGCGGAACACTCCGGAAACCGTAGCGTCCTTCCCCTCCAAGAGGCACAAGGAATGTTCGTCACGGCTGATGGTCGTGTGGTTCTCGGCACTATCCCCCAGTTGGAAGCTCTCGCCCAGGCAAGGGACTTAATCTGTTACTTTCAAGAACCTGCAAAAGGCAGATCGGAGCTTTAG